The nucleotide sequence ATTATTAATCACTCCTGAATTGCTCACTACTTTCCTCTTTCATCTTCCActaaaccttttttttattaaaagaatCATATTACTCAATCCACCCACTCATGTTCTGCCTAAACATAAACTTTGAttgtttttaaaagaaaaagaattaaaaacatGTTGTGAGAATTAAACTcatacaagtgaagaggaatattatCAGACCATAGTACTAGGTGGCCAGTATGACGTAGTTTTTAATTTCTTAGTATTTCTTTAAAGATAAAAGGATAAAATTGTAATTAtcaatttaaagaaaaagaatttactcaaaaaaagaaagagagaaaaacaaTAGGGTCAATGACCAGCTAGTTGGGCTGAATCATTCCATGATAGCGAATATACAGCCCACATCCCAACTAGTCCATCAAACGCATTGAGTCGGGTTAAAACCCGAACATACTGGAAACCCCACGGCACAAGGCTGACTTGCCGGTGCTGTGCTACTCGCCGCGCTGCTGACTTCATTTGCTTCGTTTTGACACCGCCGTTAGCGGTTTGAAGCTCTCTCGCAATGAAGGCGCTTAGCTGGTGGCTGATGGTCGTCGGTTCGCTCCGGCTGGTCTCCGTCTGGTTCGGGTTCTTTGACATTTGGGCTCTCCGCCTCGCAGTCTTCTCCAAATCCCCCAGTACATacacttctctctctttctctctctctctcactctcaccgGAATCTCACTTCATTAATTttcctgtttggttgccgagaaaatttTCTGGTTTACTCTTGGTACCTAGAAAGTTGAGAAACCAACccatttgtcttttttttttttttttttttttttttggtggtatGTTTTACTGAAGAGAGAGGAAATGTTGATCAATCTGGGAGTTTGGTTGGTATGCATTTATAACTCTTTGTTCTGAATCGTGTGAGGAAGTTAAGGAAGCTCTCAACTATTTGATTTTATGGATTTTGTGGACATATAAAGAGATCCAAAAGAGCTGAAATTGTTTTCACATTTCATCCATAAGTAAAGTTTGAGAGTAGTCTCTTTCGATTCAAATGCATATCGGGATGGTTTTTACTTGAATTATATGTGCTTGGGGAATGAAGGCTTTGTGTGGATGTTATGTTAAATTCCTCAAATCACTAGCTTTCACTAGATAGTAGGTACTGTTATTGCATTCGAGATTCGATGTCAAGATCACACTCCAAGTTTATCTCTCGTATTGAGAAAAACCCAAAACTCAGATCACAAGGTTTCACTAGGTGTTGCCGCTGTACGAGATTTGATCGCATCACACTGAAGTTTATCTTTCATGCTGAGAAAAACCCAACACTTGCTTTGTGTAATGAATGGGAGGGATGCACGTAATCTTCTTAGTCCTTAGTTCCCTTATCTCATAGAGTGAATCAGCATTTGCAACCTTGTGATTTTTGTTACTTTTGAGACTATTATGTTTCTAATGCAGAATGTAGAGTTCGATTTTAGTATCAGCTTCTGGTTCTTAGCTTTTCGCTTTGCACTTTTTTTGTGTTCTAATTTTTCGTGTGTTGTATATCTGATTCTTGTTTCTGCAGTGACTGAAGTTCATGGGAGGACATTTGGTGTCTGGACTCTTTTAACTTGCACACTCTGCTATCTCTGTGCCTTTAACCTTGAAAACAAGCCGCTGTACCTAGCTACCTTTCTGTCGTTTGTCTATGCACTCGGTCATTTCTTGACTGAGTACGTAATATATCAGACAATGGCCATTGCAAATCTCTCAACTGTCGGCTTTTTTGCAGGTATCAATTCACTTGGCTATATAACATCAATATTACTTTGCATCCTTTGTTGTTCCGGTAGTAATGTGCAGCAATTAGTTTTTGATATCGGAAAACCTCTTCTCTACAGCCTGTTACATGTGAATGCTTACTTGCTTCAATGCGTATGAATGTTGCTGTTGCTTTTAAATGCTATAAGTCACACTAGAATTTGGGCTGCATGCACTAGTCGGGACTAAAGACAAATGTTTGTATATCTGATGAAAcctaaaaggaaaaaagaagaagaaagaattaGAAGATCTATTATTACTTTGATAATGTCACCTTTTTCTGAAGTAAAGTTGTTCGGAGAAGAAAATTTTGTTCCACCGGCACTTTTTAAGACAGAGCAAGACTCGAATCTTGCGCTCtcatttgatggaaaaggaagcAGAGAAAACGGTGTGTACTCACAGTCTATTACAGAGTAATCttttaattgaaaatgaatCTGTATTCGATAATATCTGATGACAAACAGTATTTGGATTTCCCGTAAACCCTTAGTTGATGTTTGAATTACTGTCTTATGGTAATACCAGAGTCTGAATTTTCTCTTTCCAGTGATGGTACTTTTTTCTGCTTGCTTATTTCATGTTGAGCAAAAAAGCAATATCTGATGAATTTTCTTCTGATCTTGATCAGGCACGTCGATAATCTGGATGATGTTGCAATGGAATGCACATCAAGCTCAACCTGTGTTGAAATCAGAATGAAGTGTCTGATTTCTGCCTCGGCTTTCTCCGCATTTGTTGATTAAGCGTCTTTCAATCATGCTTGACTTTTCTGAACCTGTAATTTCAATTTTGTACCTGCTATCGCAATGAAATTTGGCATAACATTTGAAATTCTAACTCCGAATTGTTCAGAATGCACCAAGTTTTCACTTTCTTTGTAAGCTGCCATGGTGTGACGTTATTTACCTCGGTTTAATTATCACCCGAAATTGTGCTGTCATTTTAGAAGCAAAGTTACCTCGTGCAAAGCAAGCAAGCTCCACCTGTTAGAAGGTTGGACGGAGTTCGGCTTGTGttctttcgaatttttgaatttggtTGTCTTCAACTACGAAAACAAGGCACAACCTGTTTCAAAGAAGGTTTGTATGTTCGTCAGGTTTGGCTTCTTTACTTAAAAGCGCCTCAAGAAAGGTCTTTAGTCCTATGTTTCGAAGGTGTACCCGCATAAAGCTTTGTAAGAAAGCGGACACCGTTGACGGCTAAGGCCAGGCTTTTGCTTGGTCTATTGCATACTAGGTGGTGCATATTGGTGTACAATTTGACATGAGAGGTGAATATTCTTGCCATACAACTCTGCAATCTCATCCTATGAATTTGGTGCAGCGGGCTCGCGTGCCACAGCATCATTTTATAAGCCGAAGCGAAAGTAAAATTTTAGGAGCTattattaacacttcaaaatagcGACTGTCGTACATCGAGCCAAAACTTATCTATAGGCCAATATGTACCACCATGTATACAACAGACCAAGAAGTTTTTGCTTCATAACGTCTGGCGAAACTACGTTTTCCAGAACACCAGAGACCACCAACAGGTCAAAGGAAACTGCTTCCAAAACAAAGCACAAACCGTTCAACAAAACTCAACAAGACAATTCGCTTATTTTTTTTCCAGATTCAATCATTCAAATGACATCCAAATTTTCaacttggatcaacaatcatttTTAAGCATAACGAGCTTCGTCCCAGATTAAATGAAAAGAACGATAAAAGGTGCAAATAAACAGGCATAGTGGACGGTTGGATTTGGTTTTACAGATTAAACCTGCTGCTGATATAAACTAGCCTACATTTTAACTGCTATATTGATTTTCTCGCCGTGGATTACAATTCACAAACACTAACCTAGTTGCTTTGCAAGGGCAAGCATGAAAGCATGAAGCACCAGAAGAAACCAAAAACCATGATCATCATTCTGCTGCAACCTCTCCATTCTCATCCCCCTCGGTTGTTATCTCCGGCAGCGTAGTTAGATCAGTGCGAGCCTCTTTCTCGTCTTGGGTGATATGGGAATCAAAAGAATCAATTGGATCATGATGAGTCGCGTCCTCTGTCCCATTTGTGGAGTCTGAACCTTCACCTGTCCTGTCCGATTCACTTGTACCATTAGACTCTTCATTCTGAGCGGCATCTGTGGTCTCCTTTATCGATGAAGATCCAGAACCATCCTCTGTTTCAGCTGCTCCATCAGATCTTAAGATATTCTCTGACACATTAGTCGCTACTGTATTAGAGGAGTTGGATGATTCTCCCGATGCCCCATCTGGATTCTCAATTTTCATGGATATCGTTGAATTTGAGACAGATTCATTGTTCTCAGCAGCTGTGTTGTTAGCCTGTTCCACAACCATGGTTTGTGTGATCACGTCCTCTCCA is from Malus sylvestris chromosome 5, drMalSylv7.2, whole genome shotgun sequence and encodes:
- the LOC126623061 gene encoding ergosterol biosynthetic protein 28-like, with the translated sequence MKALSWWLMVVGSLRLVSVWFGFFDIWALRLAVFSKSPMTEVHGRTFGVWTLLTCTLCYLCAFNLENKPLYLATFLSFVYALGHFLTEYVIYQTMAIANLSTVGFFAGTSIIWMMLQWNAHQAQPVLKSE